From a region of the Candidatus Brocadia sp. genome:
- the accC gene encoding acetyl-CoA carboxylase biotin carboxylase subunit encodes MFSRIMVANRGEIALRIIRACREMGIETVAICSKSDKDAMYLKQADITVCVGPSEAEGSYLNIPSIISAAEITDIEAIHPGYGFLSEVSHFAEVCESSKIVFIGPKSDVLKKLGDKTEARKIAQACKVPVVPGSESVIKSQQQALDVAHKIGYPVIIKASSGGGGRGMRVAHNDISLVNSLAIAQREAESAFKDPSIYIEKYIEDTRHVEVQIFGDNYGNIIHLGERDCTLQRKHQKLIEESPSPAISERLREEICKAAIKIAKAVNYTNAGTVEFLVNKAGDFYFIEVNTRLQVEHPVTEMVTGIDLVKQQIRIASGERMNIKQKRVRPRGVAIECRINAEDPNNGFRPQPGKITFYNPPGGRGVRVDSHVHAGYQVPPYYDSMISKLIVHQKTREEAIACMKRALGEYVIEGIKTTIPLNLELIAHSQFASGNINTNFVENLLLKNQHS; translated from the coding sequence ATGTTTTCCAGGATAATGGTTGCAAATCGTGGCGAGATTGCTTTAAGAATTATTCGGGCTTGTCGTGAAATGGGCATAGAAACCGTTGCAATATGTTCGAAGTCGGATAAAGATGCCATGTATTTAAAGCAAGCAGATATTACGGTGTGTGTCGGTCCCTCAGAGGCAGAAGGTAGTTATTTGAATATTCCGAGCATTATCAGTGCCGCAGAGATAACGGATATTGAAGCGATACATCCTGGATATGGTTTTTTGTCAGAGGTGAGTCATTTTGCCGAAGTGTGCGAATCCTCCAAAATAGTATTTATTGGTCCGAAATCAGACGTATTGAAAAAACTGGGAGACAAAACCGAAGCGAGAAAAATTGCTCAGGCTTGTAAAGTGCCTGTAGTCCCGGGGAGTGAATCGGTTATCAAAAGTCAGCAGCAAGCGCTTGATGTGGCACACAAGATTGGATATCCCGTTATTATTAAAGCGTCTTCTGGTGGTGGCGGGCGTGGGATGCGCGTTGCCCACAACGACATAAGTCTGGTAAATTCCTTGGCGATTGCTCAACGGGAAGCGGAATCGGCTTTTAAAGATCCATCGATATACATAGAAAAATATATTGAAGATACGCGCCACGTAGAGGTGCAAATATTTGGTGATAATTACGGTAATATCATCCACCTGGGTGAAAGGGACTGTACTTTACAGCGAAAACATCAAAAGCTCATAGAAGAATCCCCATCTCCTGCGATATCTGAACGCTTACGTGAGGAGATATGCAAGGCGGCAATTAAAATTGCAAAGGCAGTGAATTATACTAATGCTGGTACCGTTGAATTTTTAGTAAATAAAGCGGGTGATTTTTATTTTATAGAGGTAAATACCCGCCTTCAGGTGGAGCATCCCGTTACGGAGATGGTTACCGGTATTGATTTAGTGAAACAACAGATAAGAATTGCAAGTGGTGAACGCATGAATATAAAGCAAAAAAGAGTCAGACCCCGTGGCGTTGCAATAGAGTGCCGAATAAATGCTGAAGACCCAAACAACGGGTTTCGCCCTCAACCAGGTAAGATAACGTTCTATAACCCGCCTGGTGGAAGAGGCGTAAGGGTTGACTCTCACGTACACGCCGGGTATCAGGTTCCTCCGTATTATGATTCTATGATTTCAAAGCTAATTGTTCATCAAAAAACACGAGAAGAAGCAATCGCGTGTATGAAAAGGGCTTTAGGTGAATACGTGATCGAAGGTATTAAGACGACCATTCCGCTCAATTTAGAGCTAATTGCACATTCGCAATTTGCAAGTGGGAATATCAATACGAATTTTGTGGAAAATTTATTGCTGAAAAATCAGCATTCATGA
- the accB gene encoding acetyl-CoA carboxylase biotin carboxyl carrier protein, translated as MSIIDKVKQLISIMNENELSEIEIQEDVTKIRLKKSDAGYTHTVASAVAVPPLYTSSLEQRHQVPVLSKEGENTKEIISPMVGTFYRANAPGAEPCANVGDVVNEETVVCIIEAMKIMNEVKAEMVGEIVDIYVNDGEAVEFGQPLFRVRRSAQ; from the coding sequence ATGAGTATTATAGACAAGGTAAAGCAATTAATTTCCATTATGAATGAAAACGAGTTGTCTGAAATTGAAATTCAGGAAGATGTCACAAAAATAAGGCTGAAAAAGAGTGATGCTGGTTATACGCATACCGTTGCTTCCGCAGTTGCAGTCCCCCCTCTCTATACTTCGTCGTTAGAGCAAAGACATCAGGTGCCTGTGTTGTCGAAAGAGGGTGAAAATACGAAAGAGATAATTTCTCCGATGGTGGGTACATTTTATCGGGCCAATGCCCCTGGTGCGGAGCCGTGTGCGAATGTGGGAGATGTTGTGAATGAAGAGACCGTTGTGTGTATCATTGAAGCAATGAAGATCATGAACGAAGTGAAAGCTGAAATGGTAGGCGAAATTGTGGATATTTATGTCAATGACGGCGAGGCAGTAGAATTTGGCCAGCCACTCTTTCGTGTTAGGCGATCAGCACAGTGA
- a CDS encoding Xaa-Pro peptidase family protein, whose amino-acid sequence MNCLKKIKQTLTEEHVDGFLVTNAVNIHYITKFTGSESILLITRERDYLFTDFRYVEQAQKDIPWITVVEKKVSLERTISAKLKRLKIKELSIEALFLTVHQYHEILGSYGGIHLIPTKGIVEEYRKRKTDQELEKIRTAISIAEKAYNRVEKKIGVGLSEKKIADILELEIRNHGGERSAFEIICATGQRASLPHAHPTERIIGEKEAILIDWGACFQFYNSDLTRVRFIDKISPDYKKIYQIVLDAQGFAIDSIKPGRKAKEIDSAARSYIEKKGFAKCFGHGLGHGIGLEVHEGPVINSRSKEVLEENMVFTVEPGIYIPGWGGIRIEDMVLVTPSGCEVLSRIPKRLEEIAG is encoded by the coding sequence ATGAATTGTTTGAAGAAAATAAAGCAGACGTTAACAGAAGAGCATGTAGATGGATTCTTAGTCACAAATGCGGTAAATATTCATTATATTACAAAATTTACAGGTAGTGAGAGCATTCTTTTAATCACGCGGGAGAGGGATTACTTGTTCACGGACTTTCGATACGTCGAGCAAGCCCAGAAAGATATCCCGTGGATTACCGTTGTTGAAAAAAAGGTTTCGTTGGAGAGGACAATTAGTGCGAAACTCAAACGTCTTAAGATCAAAGAGCTTTCTATCGAAGCGCTCTTTCTTACCGTTCACCAGTACCATGAAATTTTAGGCAGCTATGGTGGGATACATCTTATACCAACGAAGGGAATTGTTGAGGAATATCGGAAACGAAAAACAGATCAGGAGTTAGAGAAGATTCGGACGGCTATTTCTATTGCTGAGAAGGCATATAACCGTGTGGAAAAGAAAATAGGGGTTGGCTTATCAGAAAAGAAAATTGCGGATATTCTGGAGCTTGAAATAAGAAATCATGGTGGCGAAAGAAGCGCCTTTGAAATAATCTGCGCTACGGGACAACGGGCTTCGCTGCCGCATGCGCACCCGACAGAGAGAATTATCGGGGAAAAAGAAGCAATTTTAATTGATTGGGGTGCGTGTTTTCAGTTTTATAATTCCGACTTGACAAGGGTTCGGTTCATAGATAAAATATCCCCCGATTATAAGAAGATATATCAGATAGTGTTAGATGCACAAGGTTTTGCTATTGACAGCATAAAACCTGGCCGAAAGGCAAAAGAAATCGATAGTGCGGCAAGAAGTTATATTGAAAAAAAAGGATTCGCAAAGTGCTTTGGTCACGGATTAGGGCATGGCATTGGGCTTGAGGTTCATGAGGGGCCTGTCATTAACAGCAGGAGCAAGGAAGTATTAGAAGAGAATATGGTATTTACCGTAGAACCTGGAATTTATATCCCAGGTTGGGGTGGCATACGTATCGAGGACATGGTGTTGGTTACTCCCAGCGGTTGTGAAGTTTTAAGTCGCATACCAAAAAGGCTTGAAGAAATAGCAGGATAA